A region from the Variovorax sp. RKNM96 genome encodes:
- a CDS encoding phasin family protein: MALTADQILAAQKANLETLFGLTTKAFEGVEKLVELNVTASKAALAEAAGTAQAALNVKDAQELLTLQASLFQPLAEKTAAYSRHLYDIAQGTGAEFSKAFEAKASEAQQAFVGLVDSASKNAPAGSETAVAVLKSAVAAANNAFESVQKAVKQASDVAEANFNAVSTQAVAAAKTATASRKR; this comes from the coding sequence ATGGCCCTGACCGCTGACCAAATCCTCGCCGCCCAAAAAGCAAACCTCGAAACCCTGTTCGGCCTGACCACCAAGGCTTTCGAAGGCGTCGAGAAGCTCGTCGAACTGAACGTGACCGCTTCGAAGGCCGCCCTGGCTGAAGCCGCCGGCACCGCCCAAGCCGCCCTGAACGTCAAGGACGCGCAAGAACTGCTGACGCTGCAAGCCAGCCTGTTCCAGCCCCTGGCCGAAAAGACCGCCGCCTACAGCCGTCACCTGTATGACATCGCCCAAGGCACCGGCGCAGAATTCTCCAAGGCTTTCGAAGCCAAGGCCTCTGAAGCCCAGCAAGCCTTCGTCGGCCTGGTCGACAGCGCTTCCAAGAACGCACCCGCCGGTTCGGAAACCGCCGTTGCCGTCCTGAAGAGCGCCGTGGCTGCCGCCAACAACGCATTCGAATCGGTCCAGAAGGCTGTCAAGCAAGCTTCCGACGTCGCCGAAGCCAACTTCAACGCCGTGTCGACGCAAGCCGTCGCCGCTGCCAAGACGGCCACCGCTTCGCGCAAGCGCTAA
- a CDS encoding histone deacetylase, protein MRGMRAFYSGQFVLPLPPGHRFPMSRYALLRDRLEEHLPAVEMDQAPRASDGELALAHTPQWIAAISDGSVSPQAMREIGFPWSEAMVERSRRSTGATIAACRAAFAGGIAANMAGGTHHAYADKGSGFCVFNDAAVAARLMQAEHGRSGRQLKVAVIDLDVHQGNGTASIFRNDPSVFTLSMHGQKNFPFRKEASDLDVELPDGCGDTDYLTALEHALEELDRRFSPGLVIYLAGADPFERDRLGRLKLSFDGLEARDRRVFDWTWHRRIPVAFAMAGGYASDIAETVQVQLGTFRVAFEYWRRWQNAAR, encoded by the coding sequence ATGCGGGGCATGCGCGCCTTCTATTCCGGCCAGTTCGTGTTGCCCCTGCCGCCGGGGCATCGCTTTCCCATGTCGCGCTACGCCTTGCTACGCGACCGCCTCGAGGAGCACCTGCCCGCCGTCGAGATGGACCAGGCGCCCCGCGCCAGCGATGGCGAACTCGCGCTGGCCCACACCCCGCAGTGGATCGCCGCCATCAGCGACGGCAGCGTGAGCCCGCAGGCGATGCGCGAGATCGGCTTTCCCTGGAGCGAAGCGATGGTCGAGCGCTCGCGCCGATCCACGGGCGCCACCATCGCCGCCTGCCGGGCCGCATTCGCCGGCGGCATCGCGGCGAACATGGCGGGCGGCACGCATCACGCGTATGCCGACAAGGGCAGCGGTTTCTGCGTCTTCAACGACGCCGCCGTGGCGGCCCGGCTGATGCAGGCGGAACACGGCCGTAGCGGCCGGCAACTGAAGGTCGCGGTGATCGATCTCGACGTGCACCAAGGCAACGGCACCGCCAGCATCTTTCGCAACGACCCGAGCGTTTTCACGCTCTCGATGCATGGCCAGAAGAACTTCCCGTTCCGCAAGGAGGCCAGCGACCTGGACGTCGAACTGCCCGACGGCTGCGGCGACACCGACTACCTCACCGCCCTGGAGCACGCTCTGGAAGAACTCGACCGCCGTTTCTCTCCCGGCCTCGTGATCTACCTCGCCGGCGCCGACCCCTTCGAGCGCGACCGCCTCGGCCGCCTGAAACTCAGCTTCGACGGCCTCGAAGCGCGAGACCGCCGCGTGTTCGACTGGACCTGGCACCGCCGCATCCCCGTGGCCTTCGCCATGGCCGGCGGCTACGCCAGCGACATCGCGGAAACCGTGCAGGTGCAACTGGGCACCTTCCGCGTGGCCTTCGAGTACTGGCGCCGCTGGCAAAATGCCGCGCGATGA
- a CDS encoding thioesterase family protein, whose translation MSSSVAKPTPNSRSSYRAFRSIPTRWADNDMYGHVNNVVYYSWFDTAVNALLIERGALDIHQGQVIGFVVETQCNYFAPIAFPQTVEAGIRVAQAGRSSVRYEIALFAEGTDTAAAQGHFVHVYVDRETQRPVPLPEALQRVVDSLKA comes from the coding sequence ATGAGCTCCTCCGTCGCCAAACCCACGCCGAATTCCCGCAGCAGCTACCGCGCGTTCCGCAGCATCCCGACGCGCTGGGCCGACAACGACATGTACGGCCACGTCAACAACGTCGTCTACTACAGCTGGTTCGATACGGCGGTGAATGCGCTCCTCATCGAACGCGGTGCGCTCGACATCCATCAGGGCCAAGTCATCGGCTTCGTGGTCGAGACGCAGTGCAATTACTTCGCGCCGATCGCATTCCCGCAAACGGTGGAAGCGGGCATCCGGGTGGCGCAGGCGGGCCGCTCGAGCGTGCGGTACGAGATCGCGCTGTTCGCCGAGGGCACCGACACCGCGGCCGCGCAAGGCCACTTCGTGCATGTCTACGTGGATCGCGAGACGCAGCGGCCGGTGCCGTTGCCCGAAGCACTTCAGCGCGTGGTCGATTCGCTGAAGGCCTGA
- a CDS encoding CsbD family protein: MNKDTIEGNWKQLKGKVKEQWGKLTDDDFDVIAGKRDQLLGRIQERHGISRDEAEKQVKDWESRDGRTADSLWFEKS; the protein is encoded by the coding sequence ATGAACAAGGACACCATCGAAGGCAACTGGAAACAGCTCAAGGGCAAGGTCAAGGAGCAATGGGGCAAGCTGACCGACGACGACTTCGACGTCATCGCCGGCAAGCGCGACCAGCTGCTCGGCCGCATCCAGGAACGCCACGGCATCAGCCGCGACGAAGCCGAGAAACAAGTCAAGGACTGGGAATCGCGCGACGGCCGCACGGCCGATTCGCTCTGGTTCGAGAAGTCCTGA